The following coding sequences lie in one Cucurbita pepo subsp. pepo cultivar mu-cu-16 chromosome LG13, ASM280686v2, whole genome shotgun sequence genomic window:
- the LOC111809160 gene encoding zinc finger CCCH domain-containing protein 15-like isoform X1, translating to MHKSTTSASNTIAAGTTMSSSSQLKSQLQTNNVYASLYNSSIFAPKQSVPVSLPSTLYGDSTHTDSISASKSINNHLYQTCVVQDHQEMVNRHSLCLTHLREATEEADALRQENIHLRSINHELSKHLSLLIHASVQKQYGSSDQTPPFNFVEGFRGLSVAEKGASSSTWEDISDESPTSVMEGGRVEGVEVERFSLPKSISVRSNGYLKMAQGGSSQGGKVRVSSRPRTASPVKVTQKVYVQGVKEEEKPLELEVYNQGMFKTELCNKWQETGSCPYGDHCQFAHGIEELRPVIRHPRYKTEVCRMVLAGVVCPYGHRCHFRHALTDQERLMGPLKPTCRTAPKLDR from the exons ATGCACAAGAGCACTACTTCTGCGTCTAATACTATTGCTGCTGGGACCACTATGTCATCGTCGTCGCAACTGAAATCGCAGCTTCAAACAAACAACGTTTATGCTTCCCTCTATAATTCCTCAATCTTTGCTCCAAAGCAATCCGTGCCTGTCTCTCTTCCATCGACTCTCTATGGTGACTCTACTCACACGGATTCAATCTCCGCTTCAAAATCGATAAACAACCACCTCTATCAAACCTGCGTTGTTCAAGATCACCAAGAAATGGTTAATCGTCATAGCCTCTGTCTCACTCATCTTCGGGAAGCAACCGAAGAAGCCGATGCTCTTCGACAAGAGAATATTCACCTTAGAAGTATTAACCACGAGCTTAGCAAACACCTGAGTCTCCTGATCCACGCTTCGGTTCAGAAACAGTACGGCTCCTCCGATCAAACTCCTCCGTTTAATTTTGTGGAGGGATTCCGCGGACTCAGTGTCGCGGAGAAAGGGGCAAGCAGTTCGACATGGGAAGATATTTCCGATGAGAGTCCGACGAGCGTAATGGAGGGTGGAAGGGTAGAGGGCGTTGAGGTGGAGAGGTTTTCGCTCCCGAAGAGCATCTCCGTGAGATCCAATGGATACTTGAAGATGGCTCAAGGCGGCAGCAGCCAGGGCGGAAAGGTCCGCGTCTCATCTCGGCCCAGAACTGCAAGTCCTGTCAAGGTTACG CAGAAGGTGTACGTTcaaggagtgaaagaagaggaaaagcCACTAGAGCTGGAGGTGTACAACCAGGGCATGTTCAAAACCGAGCTCTGTAACAAATGGCAGGAAACAGGTAGCTGCCCTTATGGAGACCACTGCCAATTCGCCCATGGAATAGAGGAGCTCCGCCCCGTCATCCGCCACCCCCGGTACAAGACGGAGGTCTGCCGTATGGTCCTTGCCGGAGTTGTCTGCCCTTACGGTCACCGCTGCCACTTCCGCCATGCTCTCACTGACCAGGAAAGGCTCATGGGGCCGCTCAAGCCCACCTGCAGGACCGCCCCCAAGCTCGACAGgtga
- the LOC111808720 gene encoding uncharacterized protein LOC111808720, with protein MDIIATPSALSLKRLWRRRRYQRLGSGTGAPRSRSFHLGRLWRMRRRAPKLRLKMASPLKVLARFHDAYVKMMTRVANNVGNMYAIGGFGNGKRIPKLGNQVSLVYCGGEQVDAKLVLEMYNKLAASKNLTVA; from the coding sequence ATGGATATTATAGCAACCCCATCAGCTCTAAGCTTGAAGAGGctatggagaagaagaagataccaAAGACTAGGAAGCGGCACGGGCGCTCCAAGATCAAGGAGCTTCCATCTCGGGCGACTATGGCGGATGAGACGACGAGCTCCGAAACTACGGTTGAAAATGGCATCCCCATTGAAAGTTTTAGCGAGGTTCCACGACGCATATGTAAAGATGATGACGAGGGTCGCGAATAATGTGGGGAATATGTATGCCATTGGAGGCTTTGGAAATGGGAAGAGGATACCAAAACTTGGTAATCAAGTGTCTTTGGTTTATTGTGGTGGGGAACAAGTTGACGCCAAGTTGGTGTTGGAAATGTATAACAAACTTGCTGCTTCCAAGAACTTGACCGTAGCATAG
- the LOC111809160 gene encoding zinc finger CCCH domain-containing protein 15-like isoform X3 — protein MHKSTTSASNTIAAGTTMSSSSQLKSQLQTNNVYASLYNSSIFAPKQSVPVSLPSTLYGDSTHTDSISASKSINNHLYQTCVVQDHQEMVNRHSLCLTHLREATEEADALRQENIHLRSINHELSKHLSLLIHASVQKQYGSSDQTPPFNFVEGFRGLSVAEKGASSSTWEDISDESPTSVMEGGRVEGVEVERFSLPKSISVRSNGYLKMAQGGSSQGGKVRVSSRPRTASPVKQKVYVQGVKEEEKPLELEVYNQGMFKTELCNKWQETGSCPYGDHCQFAHGIEELRPVIRHPRYKTEVCRMVLAGVVCPYGHRCHFRHALTDQERLMGPLKPTCRTAPKLDR, from the exons ATGCACAAGAGCACTACTTCTGCGTCTAATACTATTGCTGCTGGGACCACTATGTCATCGTCGTCGCAACTGAAATCGCAGCTTCAAACAAACAACGTTTATGCTTCCCTCTATAATTCCTCAATCTTTGCTCCAAAGCAATCCGTGCCTGTCTCTCTTCCATCGACTCTCTATGGTGACTCTACTCACACGGATTCAATCTCCGCTTCAAAATCGATAAACAACCACCTCTATCAAACCTGCGTTGTTCAAGATCACCAAGAAATGGTTAATCGTCATAGCCTCTGTCTCACTCATCTTCGGGAAGCAACCGAAGAAGCCGATGCTCTTCGACAAGAGAATATTCACCTTAGAAGTATTAACCACGAGCTTAGCAAACACCTGAGTCTCCTGATCCACGCTTCGGTTCAGAAACAGTACGGCTCCTCCGATCAAACTCCTCCGTTTAATTTTGTGGAGGGATTCCGCGGACTCAGTGTCGCGGAGAAAGGGGCAAGCAGTTCGACATGGGAAGATATTTCCGATGAGAGTCCGACGAGCGTAATGGAGGGTGGAAGGGTAGAGGGCGTTGAGGTGGAGAGGTTTTCGCTCCCGAAGAGCATCTCCGTGAGATCCAATGGATACTTGAAGATGGCTCAAGGCGGCAGCAGCCAGGGCGGAAAGGTCCGCGTCTCATCTCGGCCCAGAACTGCAAGTCCTGTCAAG CAGAAGGTGTACGTTcaaggagtgaaagaagaggaaaagcCACTAGAGCTGGAGGTGTACAACCAGGGCATGTTCAAAACCGAGCTCTGTAACAAATGGCAGGAAACAGGTAGCTGCCCTTATGGAGACCACTGCCAATTCGCCCATGGAATAGAGGAGCTCCGCCCCGTCATCCGCCACCCCCGGTACAAGACGGAGGTCTGCCGTATGGTCCTTGCCGGAGTTGTCTGCCCTTACGGTCACCGCTGCCACTTCCGCCATGCTCTCACTGACCAGGAAAGGCTCATGGGGCCGCTCAAGCCCACCTGCAGGACCGCCCCCAAGCTCGACAGgtga
- the LOC111808492 gene encoding uncharacterized protein LOC111808492 isoform X3, which translates to MATVQSDLLSAYHIASSTFSSFSSNLKFQRTAAVPGKLRFPSFKLRAFSTGAAAVRVPDKQSICTADELHYVSVPNSDWRLALWRYHPSPQAPPRNHPMLLLSGVGTNAIGYDLAPECSFARYMSGQGYDTWILEVRGAGLSLQEPNLKEIEHSAKVKSEKMEAVSESKINGSLYVAVESTKDFNELAKSESGINGKESDFSIVEEEDFIGITTIWDESSLVSELTETFMRLSERLSGFLSEGQSRIMSAKLFDQISKLLVNSQLSERFNEVRGGLSNLLETGQTSVIGSQIRDLSQRLVEIIEDGQRSVSPPLFNLQDRFSSTIEDFQKQLDLIVKYDWDFDHHLLEDIPTAIDYIRAICKPKDGKLLAVGHSMGGILLYAKLSRYGFEGRDPRLAAIVTMASSLDYTSSNSALKLLLPLADPAQALNVPVVPLGALLSASYPLSSCPPYALSWLNNLISAEDMMHPEMLKKLVLNNFCTIPAKLIIQLTTAFREDGLRDRSNTFFYKDHIHKCNIPVLALAGDQDLICPPVAVEATAKLIPEHLVTYKCFGEPGGPHYAHYDLVGGRLAAEQVYPCIIEFFSQHDAI; encoded by the exons ATGGCGACGGTACAATCCGATCTTCTCTCTGCTTATCACATCGCATCCTCCACGTTCAGCTCCTTCTCCTCCAATCTCAAGTTCCAGCGAACTGCCGCTGTTCCAGGTAAACTTCGCTTCCCGTCCTTCAAGTTGAGAGCATTCTCCACTGGTGCTGCTGCTGTGAGAGTTCCTGATAAGCAGTCGATTTGTACGGCTGATGAACTTCATTATGTCTCTGTTCCGAATTCCGACTGGAGGCTTGCACTCTGGCGCTACCATCCCTCCCCTCAG GCGCCTCCGAGGAATCATCCGATGTTGTTATTATCCGGAGTTGGGACTAATGCCATTGGTTATGATCTCGCTCCTgag TGTTCTTTTGCACGGTACATGTCTGGCCAGGGGTATGATACATGGATTCTAGAAGTTCGAGGCGCAGGATTGAGCTTGCAGGaaccaaatttgaaagaaattgaaCATTCAGCTAAAGTTAAATCTGAGAAAATGGAAGCAGTCTCTGAGAGCAAAATTAATGGATCTTTATATGTGGCAGTAGAGTCCACAAAAGATTTTAATGAACTTGCAAAATCAGAAAGTGGCATCAATGGGAAAGAATCAGACTTTTCtattgttgaagaagaagatttcaTAGGAATAACAACAATTTGGGATGAGTCGAGTTTGGTTTCAGAGTTAACAGAAACTTTTATGCGTCTGTCAGAACGGTTATCTGGCTTTCTTAGTGAAGGTCAATCAAGGATTATGTCTGCTAAACTATTtgatcaaatttcaaaacttttagttAATTCGCAATTATCTGAACGTTTTAATGAGGTGAGGGGAGGGCTTTCGAATTTGTTGGAAACAGGACAGACCTCAGTCATTGGTAGCCAGATCAGGGATTTGAGTCAAAGGCTTGTAGAGATTATTGAAGACGGTCAACGATCTGTTTCACCTCCATTGTTCAATTTGCAAGATCGGTTTTCTTCAACGATTGAAGATTTTCAGAAACAACTTGATTTAATTGTAAAGTATGACTGGGACTTTGATCATCACCTGCTGGAGGATATACCTACTGCG ATTGATTATATCAGAGCTATATGCAAGCCAAAGGATGGTAAATTGCTTGCTGTTGGGCACTCAATGGGTGGTATCTTGCTTTATGCAAAACTTTCTCGTTATG GTTTTGAAGGACGAGACCCCAGATTGGCTGCTATTGTTACTATGGCGTCATCCCTTGACTATACTTCTTCAAATTCAGCCCTGAAATTGCTATTGCCCCTT GCAGATCCTGCACAGGCTCTTAATGTTCCAGTTGTTCCATTAGGAGCTCTACTATCAGCTTCATATCCTCTTTCATCGTGTCCTCCTTATGCCTTGTCTTGGCTAAATAATCTTATCTCGGCAGAAGATATGATGCATCCTGAAATGTTAAAGAAACTCGTCTTGAACAACTTCT GTACCATTCCCGCTAAACTCATCATACAACTTACTACTGCTTTTCGAGAGGATGGTTTACGAGACAGAAGTAATACCTTTTTTTACAAGGACCATATACATAAATGTAACATACCAGTCTTAGCGCTGGCTGGAGATCAGGATCTAATTTGTCCACCTGTAGCTGTAGAAG CAACTGCAAAGCTTATTCCTGAGCACCTGGTTACCTATAAGTGTTTTGGAGAACCAGGAGGTCCACATTACGCTCATTATGATTTAGTTGGGGGCCGGCtg GCAGCTGAACAGGTGTACCCATGTATCATCGAATTTTTTAGCCAGCATGATGCAATTTGA
- the LOC111808492 gene encoding uncharacterized protein LOC111808492 isoform X2, whose amino-acid sequence MATVQSDLLSAYHIASSTFSSFSSNLKFQRTAAVPGKLRFPSFKLRAFSTGAAAVRVPDKQSICTADELHYVSVPNSDWRLALWRYHPSPQAPPRNHPMLLLSGVGTNAIGYDLAPECSFARYMSGQGYDTWILEVRGAGLSLQEPNLKEIEHSAKVKSEKMEAVSESKINGSLYVAVESTKDFNELAKSESGINGKESDFSIVEEEDFIGITTIWDESSLVSELTETFMRLSERLSGFLSEGQSRIMSAKLFDQISKLLVNSQLSERFNEVRGGLSNLLETGQTSVIGSQIRDLSQRLVEIIEDGQRSVSPPLFNLQDRFSSTIEDFQKQLDLIVKYDWDFDHHLLEDIPTAIDYIRAICKPKDGKLLAVGHSMGGILLYAKLSRYGFEGRDPRLAAIVTMASSLDYTSSNSALKLLLPLADPAQALNVPVVPLGALLSASYPLSSCPPYALSWLNNLISAEDMMHPEMLKKLVLNNFCTIPAKLIIQLTTAFREDGLRDRSNTFFYKDHIHKCNIPVLALAGDQDLICPPVAVEATAKLIPEHLVTYKCFGEPGGPHYAHYDLVGGRLFPQNMQAAEQVYPCIIEFFSQHDAI is encoded by the exons ATGGCGACGGTACAATCCGATCTTCTCTCTGCTTATCACATCGCATCCTCCACGTTCAGCTCCTTCTCCTCCAATCTCAAGTTCCAGCGAACTGCCGCTGTTCCAGGTAAACTTCGCTTCCCGTCCTTCAAGTTGAGAGCATTCTCCACTGGTGCTGCTGCTGTGAGAGTTCCTGATAAGCAGTCGATTTGTACGGCTGATGAACTTCATTATGTCTCTGTTCCGAATTCCGACTGGAGGCTTGCACTCTGGCGCTACCATCCCTCCCCTCAG GCGCCTCCGAGGAATCATCCGATGTTGTTATTATCCGGAGTTGGGACTAATGCCATTGGTTATGATCTCGCTCCTgag TGTTCTTTTGCACGGTACATGTCTGGCCAGGGGTATGATACATGGATTCTAGAAGTTCGAGGCGCAGGATTGAGCTTGCAGGaaccaaatttgaaagaaattgaaCATTCAGCTAAAGTTAAATCTGAGAAAATGGAAGCAGTCTCTGAGAGCAAAATTAATGGATCTTTATATGTGGCAGTAGAGTCCACAAAAGATTTTAATGAACTTGCAAAATCAGAAAGTGGCATCAATGGGAAAGAATCAGACTTTTCtattgttgaagaagaagatttcaTAGGAATAACAACAATTTGGGATGAGTCGAGTTTGGTTTCAGAGTTAACAGAAACTTTTATGCGTCTGTCAGAACGGTTATCTGGCTTTCTTAGTGAAGGTCAATCAAGGATTATGTCTGCTAAACTATTtgatcaaatttcaaaacttttagttAATTCGCAATTATCTGAACGTTTTAATGAGGTGAGGGGAGGGCTTTCGAATTTGTTGGAAACAGGACAGACCTCAGTCATTGGTAGCCAGATCAGGGATTTGAGTCAAAGGCTTGTAGAGATTATTGAAGACGGTCAACGATCTGTTTCACCTCCATTGTTCAATTTGCAAGATCGGTTTTCTTCAACGATTGAAGATTTTCAGAAACAACTTGATTTAATTGTAAAGTATGACTGGGACTTTGATCATCACCTGCTGGAGGATATACCTACTGCG ATTGATTATATCAGAGCTATATGCAAGCCAAAGGATGGTAAATTGCTTGCTGTTGGGCACTCAATGGGTGGTATCTTGCTTTATGCAAAACTTTCTCGTTATG GTTTTGAAGGACGAGACCCCAGATTGGCTGCTATTGTTACTATGGCGTCATCCCTTGACTATACTTCTTCAAATTCAGCCCTGAAATTGCTATTGCCCCTT GCAGATCCTGCACAGGCTCTTAATGTTCCAGTTGTTCCATTAGGAGCTCTACTATCAGCTTCATATCCTCTTTCATCGTGTCCTCCTTATGCCTTGTCTTGGCTAAATAATCTTATCTCGGCAGAAGATATGATGCATCCTGAAATGTTAAAGAAACTCGTCTTGAACAACTTCT GTACCATTCCCGCTAAACTCATCATACAACTTACTACTGCTTTTCGAGAGGATGGTTTACGAGACAGAAGTAATACCTTTTTTTACAAGGACCATATACATAAATGTAACATACCAGTCTTAGCGCTGGCTGGAGATCAGGATCTAATTTGTCCACCTGTAGCTGTAGAAG CAACTGCAAAGCTTATTCCTGAGCACCTGGTTACCTATAAGTGTTTTGGAGAACCAGGAGGTCCACATTACGCTCATTATGATTTAGTTGGGGGCCGGCtg TTCCCCCAAAATATGCAGGCAGCTGAACAGGTGTACCCATGTATCATCGAATTTTTTAGCCAGCATGATGCAATTTGA
- the LOC111808492 gene encoding uncharacterized protein LOC111808492 isoform X1, whose product MATVQSDLLSAYHIASSTFSSFSSNLKFQRTAAVPGKLRFPSFKLRAFSTGAAAVRVPDKQSICTADELHYVSVPNSDWRLALWRYHPSPQAPPRNHPMLLLSGVGTNAIGYDLAPECSFARYMSGQGYDTWILEVRGAGLSLQEPNLKEIEHSAKVKSEKMEAVSESKINGSLYVAVESTKDFNELAKSESGINGKESDFSIVEEEDFIGITTIWDESSLVSELTETFMRLSERLSGFLSEGQSRIMSAKLFDQISKLLVNSQLSERFNEVRGGLSNLLETGQTSVIGSQIRDLSQRLVEIIEDGQRSVSPPLFNLQDRFSSTIEDFQKQLDLIVKYDWDFDHHLLEDIPTAIDYIRAICKPKDGKLLAVGHSMGGILLYAKLSRYGFEGRDPRLAAIVTMASSLDYTSSNSALKLLLPLADPAQALNVPVVPLGALLSASYPLSSCPPYALSWLNNLISAEDMMHPEMLKKLVLNNFCTIPAKLIIQLTTAFREDGLRDRSNTFFYKDHIHKCNIPVLALAGDQDLICPPVAVEATAKLIPEHLVTYKCFGEPGGPHYAHYDLVGGRLVLFSFPFFYSLSWTLLSIQVFYLMLPLFTSPKICRQLNRCTHVSSNFLASMMQFDYPLINKFSSCLI is encoded by the exons ATGGCGACGGTACAATCCGATCTTCTCTCTGCTTATCACATCGCATCCTCCACGTTCAGCTCCTTCTCCTCCAATCTCAAGTTCCAGCGAACTGCCGCTGTTCCAGGTAAACTTCGCTTCCCGTCCTTCAAGTTGAGAGCATTCTCCACTGGTGCTGCTGCTGTGAGAGTTCCTGATAAGCAGTCGATTTGTACGGCTGATGAACTTCATTATGTCTCTGTTCCGAATTCCGACTGGAGGCTTGCACTCTGGCGCTACCATCCCTCCCCTCAG GCGCCTCCGAGGAATCATCCGATGTTGTTATTATCCGGAGTTGGGACTAATGCCATTGGTTATGATCTCGCTCCTgag TGTTCTTTTGCACGGTACATGTCTGGCCAGGGGTATGATACATGGATTCTAGAAGTTCGAGGCGCAGGATTGAGCTTGCAGGaaccaaatttgaaagaaattgaaCATTCAGCTAAAGTTAAATCTGAGAAAATGGAAGCAGTCTCTGAGAGCAAAATTAATGGATCTTTATATGTGGCAGTAGAGTCCACAAAAGATTTTAATGAACTTGCAAAATCAGAAAGTGGCATCAATGGGAAAGAATCAGACTTTTCtattgttgaagaagaagatttcaTAGGAATAACAACAATTTGGGATGAGTCGAGTTTGGTTTCAGAGTTAACAGAAACTTTTATGCGTCTGTCAGAACGGTTATCTGGCTTTCTTAGTGAAGGTCAATCAAGGATTATGTCTGCTAAACTATTtgatcaaatttcaaaacttttagttAATTCGCAATTATCTGAACGTTTTAATGAGGTGAGGGGAGGGCTTTCGAATTTGTTGGAAACAGGACAGACCTCAGTCATTGGTAGCCAGATCAGGGATTTGAGTCAAAGGCTTGTAGAGATTATTGAAGACGGTCAACGATCTGTTTCACCTCCATTGTTCAATTTGCAAGATCGGTTTTCTTCAACGATTGAAGATTTTCAGAAACAACTTGATTTAATTGTAAAGTATGACTGGGACTTTGATCATCACCTGCTGGAGGATATACCTACTGCG ATTGATTATATCAGAGCTATATGCAAGCCAAAGGATGGTAAATTGCTTGCTGTTGGGCACTCAATGGGTGGTATCTTGCTTTATGCAAAACTTTCTCGTTATG GTTTTGAAGGACGAGACCCCAGATTGGCTGCTATTGTTACTATGGCGTCATCCCTTGACTATACTTCTTCAAATTCAGCCCTGAAATTGCTATTGCCCCTT GCAGATCCTGCACAGGCTCTTAATGTTCCAGTTGTTCCATTAGGAGCTCTACTATCAGCTTCATATCCTCTTTCATCGTGTCCTCCTTATGCCTTGTCTTGGCTAAATAATCTTATCTCGGCAGAAGATATGATGCATCCTGAAATGTTAAAGAAACTCGTCTTGAACAACTTCT GTACCATTCCCGCTAAACTCATCATACAACTTACTACTGCTTTTCGAGAGGATGGTTTACGAGACAGAAGTAATACCTTTTTTTACAAGGACCATATACATAAATGTAACATACCAGTCTTAGCGCTGGCTGGAGATCAGGATCTAATTTGTCCACCTGTAGCTGTAGAAG CAACTGCAAAGCTTATTCCTGAGCACCTGGTTACCTATAAGTGTTTTGGAGAACCAGGAGGTCCACATTACGCTCATTATGATTTAGTTGGGGGCCGGCtggtattattttctttccctttcttttattCACTCTCATGGACTTTGCTGTCGATTCAAGTTTTCTATTTGATGTTGCCATTATTCACTTCCCCCAAAATATGCAGGCAGCTGAACAGGTGTACCCATGTATCATCGAATTTTTTAGCCAGCATGATGCAATTTGATTATCCACTcatcaataaattttcttcttgcttGATTTGA
- the LOC111808492 gene encoding uncharacterized protein LOC111808492 isoform X4, with protein MSGQGYDTWILEVRGAGLSLQEPNLKEIEHSAKVKSEKMEAVSESKINGSLYVAVESTKDFNELAKSESGINGKESDFSIVEEEDFIGITTIWDESSLVSELTETFMRLSERLSGFLSEGQSRIMSAKLFDQISKLLVNSQLSERFNEVRGGLSNLLETGQTSVIGSQIRDLSQRLVEIIEDGQRSVSPPLFNLQDRFSSTIEDFQKQLDLIVKYDWDFDHHLLEDIPTAIDYIRAICKPKDGKLLAVGHSMGGILLYAKLSRYGFEGRDPRLAAIVTMASSLDYTSSNSALKLLLPLADPAQALNVPVVPLGALLSASYPLSSCPPYALSWLNNLISAEDMMHPEMLKKLVLNNFCTIPAKLIIQLTTAFREDGLRDRSNTFFYKDHIHKCNIPVLALAGDQDLICPPVAVEATAKLIPEHLVTYKCFGEPGGPHYAHYDLVGGRLVLFSFPFFYSLSWTLLSIQVFYLMLPLFTSPKICRQLNRCTHVSSNFLASMMQFDYPLINKFSSCLI; from the exons ATGTCTGGCCAGGGGTATGATACATGGATTCTAGAAGTTCGAGGCGCAGGATTGAGCTTGCAGGaaccaaatttgaaagaaattgaaCATTCAGCTAAAGTTAAATCTGAGAAAATGGAAGCAGTCTCTGAGAGCAAAATTAATGGATCTTTATATGTGGCAGTAGAGTCCACAAAAGATTTTAATGAACTTGCAAAATCAGAAAGTGGCATCAATGGGAAAGAATCAGACTTTTCtattgttgaagaagaagatttcaTAGGAATAACAACAATTTGGGATGAGTCGAGTTTGGTTTCAGAGTTAACAGAAACTTTTATGCGTCTGTCAGAACGGTTATCTGGCTTTCTTAGTGAAGGTCAATCAAGGATTATGTCTGCTAAACTATTtgatcaaatttcaaaacttttagttAATTCGCAATTATCTGAACGTTTTAATGAGGTGAGGGGAGGGCTTTCGAATTTGTTGGAAACAGGACAGACCTCAGTCATTGGTAGCCAGATCAGGGATTTGAGTCAAAGGCTTGTAGAGATTATTGAAGACGGTCAACGATCTGTTTCACCTCCATTGTTCAATTTGCAAGATCGGTTTTCTTCAACGATTGAAGATTTTCAGAAACAACTTGATTTAATTGTAAAGTATGACTGGGACTTTGATCATCACCTGCTGGAGGATATACCTACTGCG ATTGATTATATCAGAGCTATATGCAAGCCAAAGGATGGTAAATTGCTTGCTGTTGGGCACTCAATGGGTGGTATCTTGCTTTATGCAAAACTTTCTCGTTATG GTTTTGAAGGACGAGACCCCAGATTGGCTGCTATTGTTACTATGGCGTCATCCCTTGACTATACTTCTTCAAATTCAGCCCTGAAATTGCTATTGCCCCTT GCAGATCCTGCACAGGCTCTTAATGTTCCAGTTGTTCCATTAGGAGCTCTACTATCAGCTTCATATCCTCTTTCATCGTGTCCTCCTTATGCCTTGTCTTGGCTAAATAATCTTATCTCGGCAGAAGATATGATGCATCCTGAAATGTTAAAGAAACTCGTCTTGAACAACTTCT GTACCATTCCCGCTAAACTCATCATACAACTTACTACTGCTTTTCGAGAGGATGGTTTACGAGACAGAAGTAATACCTTTTTTTACAAGGACCATATACATAAATGTAACATACCAGTCTTAGCGCTGGCTGGAGATCAGGATCTAATTTGTCCACCTGTAGCTGTAGAAG CAACTGCAAAGCTTATTCCTGAGCACCTGGTTACCTATAAGTGTTTTGGAGAACCAGGAGGTCCACATTACGCTCATTATGATTTAGTTGGGGGCCGGCtggtattattttctttccctttcttttattCACTCTCATGGACTTTGCTGTCGATTCAAGTTTTCTATTTGATGTTGCCATTATTCACTTCCCCCAAAATATGCAGGCAGCTGAACAGGTGTACCCATGTATCATCGAATTTTTTAGCCAGCATGATGCAATTTGATTATCCACTcatcaataaattttcttcttgcttGATTTGA
- the LOC111809160 gene encoding zinc finger CCCH domain-containing protein 15-like isoform X2, with protein MHKSTTSASNTIAAGTTMSSSSQLKSQLQTNNVYASLYNSSIFAPKQSVPVSLPSTLYGDSTHTDSISASKSINNHLYQTCVVQDHQEMVNRHSLCLTHLREATEEADALRQENIHLRSINHELSKHLSLLIHASVQKQYGSSDQTPPFNFVEGFRGLSVAEKGASSSTWEDISDESPTSVMEGGRVEGVEVERFSLPKSISVRSNGYLKMAQGGSSQGGKVRVSSRPRTASPVKVTKVYVQGVKEEEKPLELEVYNQGMFKTELCNKWQETGSCPYGDHCQFAHGIEELRPVIRHPRYKTEVCRMVLAGVVCPYGHRCHFRHALTDQERLMGPLKPTCRTAPKLDR; from the exons ATGCACAAGAGCACTACTTCTGCGTCTAATACTATTGCTGCTGGGACCACTATGTCATCGTCGTCGCAACTGAAATCGCAGCTTCAAACAAACAACGTTTATGCTTCCCTCTATAATTCCTCAATCTTTGCTCCAAAGCAATCCGTGCCTGTCTCTCTTCCATCGACTCTCTATGGTGACTCTACTCACACGGATTCAATCTCCGCTTCAAAATCGATAAACAACCACCTCTATCAAACCTGCGTTGTTCAAGATCACCAAGAAATGGTTAATCGTCATAGCCTCTGTCTCACTCATCTTCGGGAAGCAACCGAAGAAGCCGATGCTCTTCGACAAGAGAATATTCACCTTAGAAGTATTAACCACGAGCTTAGCAAACACCTGAGTCTCCTGATCCACGCTTCGGTTCAGAAACAGTACGGCTCCTCCGATCAAACTCCTCCGTTTAATTTTGTGGAGGGATTCCGCGGACTCAGTGTCGCGGAGAAAGGGGCAAGCAGTTCGACATGGGAAGATATTTCCGATGAGAGTCCGACGAGCGTAATGGAGGGTGGAAGGGTAGAGGGCGTTGAGGTGGAGAGGTTTTCGCTCCCGAAGAGCATCTCCGTGAGATCCAATGGATACTTGAAGATGGCTCAAGGCGGCAGCAGCCAGGGCGGAAAGGTCCGCGTCTCATCTCGGCCCAGAACTGCAAGTCCTGTCAAGGTTACG AAGGTGTACGTTcaaggagtgaaagaagaggaaaagcCACTAGAGCTGGAGGTGTACAACCAGGGCATGTTCAAAACCGAGCTCTGTAACAAATGGCAGGAAACAGGTAGCTGCCCTTATGGAGACCACTGCCAATTCGCCCATGGAATAGAGGAGCTCCGCCCCGTCATCCGCCACCCCCGGTACAAGACGGAGGTCTGCCGTATGGTCCTTGCCGGAGTTGTCTGCCCTTACGGTCACCGCTGCCACTTCCGCCATGCTCTCACTGACCAGGAAAGGCTCATGGGGCCGCTCAAGCCCACCTGCAGGACCGCCCCCAAGCTCGACAGgtga